One genomic segment of Oncorhynchus mykiss isolate Arlee chromosome 10, USDA_OmykA_1.1, whole genome shotgun sequence includes these proteins:
- the LOC110533385 gene encoding CDKN2AIP N-terminal-like protein has protein sequence MAEGDIEEFIEQNRHLSELVDTYRGISESEKHWKARRAFLFRNINDFEDPHIDQLLALSMVWANNVFLGCRYSPDLLEKVNEMAEGIVVEDAPVFKTRDEIMKNQKR, from the exons ATGGCCGAGGGTGATATCGAGGAATTCATTGAACAAAACAGGCATTTGTCCGAGCTTGTAGATACATATCGTGGTATCTCCGAAAGTGAAAAACATTGGAAGGCCAGGAGGGCCTTCCTATTCAGAAATATAAACGACTTTGAGGACCCACACATTGATCAGCTGCTTGCTTTGTCCATGGTATGGGCCAACAACGTGTTTCTTGGCTGTCG ATACAGTCCAGACCTCTTGGAGAAAGTGAATGAAATGGCCGAAGGAATTGTTGTGGAGGATGCCCCTGTTTTCAAAACCAGAGATGAGATCATGAAAAATCAG AAacgatga
- the ube2b gene encoding ubiquitin-conjugating enzyme E2 B (The RefSeq protein has 2 substitutions compared to this genomic sequence) encodes MSTPARRRPMRDFKRLQEDPPTGVSGAPSENNIMLWNAVIFGPVATPFEDGTFKLVVEFSEEYPNKPPTVRFISKMFHPNVYADGSICLDILQNRWSPTYDVSSILTSIQSLLDEPNPNSPANSQAAQLYQENKREYEKRVSAIVEQSWVDS; translated from the exons ATGTCTACTCCGGCTAGAAGACGACTTATGAGAGATTTCAAAAG ACTTCAAGAAGACCCACCAACTGGTGTGAGTGGTGCTCCATCAGAGAATAACATCATGCTTTGGAACGCGGTTATTTTTGG GCCTGTGGCTACACCGTTTGAGGATG GAACTTTTAAGCTTGTGATAGAATTTTCAGAAGAGTACCCTAACAAGCCACCCACGGTTCGATTTATCTCCAAAATGTTTCACCCAAATG TTTATGCAGATGGCAGTATATGTTTAGACATCCTTCAGAATCGTTGGAGCCCCACATATGATGTGTCGTCCATTCTGACGTCTATCCAG TCGCTGTTGGATGAGCCAAATCCTAACAGTCCAGCAAACAGCCAGGCTGCACAGCTTTATCAAGAAAACAAGCGGGAGTATGAGAAGAGAGTTTCTGCCATCGTGGAGCAGAGCTGGGTGGACTCCTAA
- the LOC110534908 gene encoding cyclin-dependent kinase-like 3 has product MDMYENLGVVGEGSYGTVMKCRHKEIGHIVAIKRFNDKEEDKTMKKVIMREIKLLRKFRHENLVNMLEVFRFKKRLYVVFEYIDRTVLEDLERYPHGLDSKRLRKYMFQILRAMDYLHTSNIIHRDVKPENVLVSNSGVVKLCDFGFARALAPTGEPLTDYVATRWYRAPELLVADNTYSKPVDVWAIGCLIIEMATSNAFLTGTSDLDQVHKIVSKVGPLTRHQQDLYFQNPIFAVASLPEVQLLRDPRRKYHKLHFLVAEIVDSCLQIDPSHRAACSMLLVHRYFTKDGFVERFIPEIQALIQKDAKVNSMHWIHSSSWEPPEDQGTGVLSSSSCNRKPVKDTEKDRRGKEPEQKHSRAGRRSEIRMTCSPVSSQTNRQPFTSTSTSIPDPPQSQDKAVAFTMPRINASNNLFAAVPVPCCMEVTKSRTDKIKRRPSPTDLAMGNSQLTDALSQSDSHNNLQVEMSSLAKKKVKSVRDVRDVRFPGLPVFGHQMELKFTDAKHSRKELKSRGREEDSRIPSLPSSDFTDHGNK; this is encoded by the exons ATGGATATGTATGAGAACCTTGGCGTCGTGGGTGAGGGGAGCTATGGTACAGTGATGAAGTGTCGACACAAGGAGATTGGACACATTGTGGCCATCAAGAGGTTCAATGACAAGGAAGAGGACAAAACCATGAAAAAGGTTATCATGAGAGAAATCAAACTTCTGAGG AAATTTCGCCATGAAAACCTTGTGAACATGCTGGAGGTATTCCGGTTCAAGAAGCGCTTGTATGTTGTCTTTGAGTACATTGACCGCACAGTTCTGGAAGACCTAGAGAGATATCCTCATGGTTTGGACAGCAAGCGCCTCAGAAAGTACATGTTCCAAATTCTACGAGCCATGGATTACCTTCACACCAGCAAT ATCATTCACAGAGATGTCAAACCTGAGAATGTTCTTGTCTCTAACTCTGGGGTGGTAAAGCTCTGTGACTTTGGGTTTGCCAGAGCCTTGGCACCGACTGGGGAGCCTCTCACAGACTATGTGGCCACGAGGTGGTACAGAGCCCCAGAACTTTTAGTGGCAGACAACACTTACAGCAA ACCTGTAGATGTGTGGGCCATTGGCTGCTTGATTATAGAGATGGCTACAAGCAATGCTTTTCTGACGGGGACTTCTGACCTGGACCAGGTGCACAAAATAGTCAGCAAAGTGG GGCCTTTGACCCGTCATCAGCAAGACCTGTACTTCCAGAACCCCATCTTTGCTGTGGCCAGCCTTCCTGAGGTGCAGCTCCTCAGGGACCCCAGGAGGAAGTACCACAAACTCCACTTCTTAGTGGCTGAAATAGTGGAT TCATGCCTACAGATTGATCCATCTCACAGGGCTGCGTGCTCCATGTTGCTCGTTCATCGGTACTTCACCAAAGACGGGTTCGTTGAAAG ATTCATACCAGAGATACAGGCATTGATACAGAAAGATGCCAAGGTTAACAGCATGCACTGGATTCATAGTAGCTCATGGGAGCCACCAGAGGACCAAGGAACAGGAGTCTTGTCCTCATCCTCATGTAACAGAAAGCCAGTGAAG GACACTGAGAAGGACCGACGTGGGAAGGAGCCTGAGCAGAAGCATTCTAGGGCAGGCAGGAGGTCAGAGATCAGGATGACCTGCAGCCCTGTCTCATCTCAGACAAACAGACAGCCctttacctccacctctacctccatcccaGACCCCCCTCAATCTCAGGACAAGGCTGTAGCCTTTACCATGCCCCGCATCAACGCCAGCAACAATCTTTTTGCTGCTGTCCCCGTTCCATGCTGTATGGAAGTCACCAAATCCCG cACTGATAAGATAAAGAGACGGCCGAGCCCTACTGACCTGGCCATGGGGAATAGTCAGCTGACTGATGCCCTGTCTCAG AGTGACAGCCATAATAACCTCCAGGTTGAGATGTCCAGTCTGGCTAAAAAGAAGGTGAAGTCAGTGAGAGACGTGAGAGATGTGCGCTTCCCTGGACTTCCTGTGTTCGGCCACCAGATGGAGCTGAAGTTTACAGATG